TTTGATTCCTTGCGTGGCATTTTATTCGTTGCCATGGGGCTGGCGTTCGTCGTGATTGTATTTGTCCTGAATAAAGTAACAAGTTATGTCATCGATCCGATCAGACACATGATAACGGCTTCAAAAAAATGGGGACAAGGTGATTTTTCCGAAAAGGTTCAGGTTGCGACCAATGATGAAATCGGGCAACTGGCAGAAGCATTTAATCAGATGACGGATTCTCTGGATGCGGCCGATAAGCAGAAGCAGGAATTTCTCGGGAATGTATCTCATGAACTCCGAACGCCACTAAGTTACCTGAAAGGATACTCTGAGGTTCTCCTGGAAAAACACCGGAACGGGGAAGAACTCGATGAGCGTCATATCGAAAAAATCCAGGCAGAGGGGAACCGGATGGAAAAACTGATTCATGACCTTCTCGATCTTGCCCGTTTGGAGGGCGATACGTACCCGGTTGAGAAAACACCGATTCCGCTTGCCCAACTTGTTGAAGACGTATGCGAACGAATGGACTTGATTGCAAAACATGACGAGATGGCCGTGAATACATCCCTTGATTATGGTATTATTATCGAAGGAGATGAGAGCCGCCTGGAACAAGTGGTCAGTAATTTGATTGAAAATGCGATCAGATATGGAAAAGATGGTGGCATTGTTGATGTCTCGCTTGAACAGTCCGGGAGCTCTGCCTTGTTGAAGGTGCGAGACTATGGACAAGGGATGCCGAAAGAAACACTGAACAGATTGACGGAACGCTTTTACCGGGTGGAACGTTCCCGCTCCAAGTCGCTTGGTGGAACAGGACTCGGACTGACGATTGTGAATGAAATTGTGAAGAAGCATGAGGGTGTTTTGACCTTTGAATCCGAACCGGGAGAGGGAACGACAGCAGTCGTGACGATCCCGTGCTTTGAAGATGATTTTGCGTAAAAAGGAGGCAGTGTGTCATGCAAAAACTGTTGATGTGGATTGGCCTTGGTGTATTGGGCGGATGGATTTTGGCCCTGTTAGTGAATTTTACGATTTATCAGGAAGTATCCACTTATTATATGGTGATCCATCCATTACTCGATGGGATCATCTTTATGACGGTCATGTTCGGGGCTTATCTTCTCGTATGGCGCAGTTATAAAAAGAGCGTGAAAACAGCGACGGTTCAACTTGGTTCGCTCGGACTGTTTTTCATGGTATTGGCATTTATCGTCTGAAGAAATCCCGGA
This Salisediminibacterium beveridgei DNA region includes the following protein-coding sequences:
- a CDS encoding sensor histidine kinase; translation: MKISLRLKTWVFIILFTATSLISVVFLTNYLYESFYLTNQGDQLEGRGNNLAEVYYQAETEAQFEYFYDLAEFMSRCAVASIAINEIEEDGFNGRISRSIPLEEDEYALTDDELTTLTAGGTLRFTREGIDKDHLIITMPLMDSAEEDMEAIITISTPVDAAFSPFDSLRGILFVAMGLAFVVIVFVLNKVTSYVIDPIRHMITASKKWGQGDFSEKVQVATNDEIGQLAEAFNQMTDSLDAADKQKQEFLGNVSHELRTPLSYLKGYSEVLLEKHRNGEELDERHIEKIQAEGNRMEKLIHDLLDLARLEGDTYPVEKTPIPLAQLVEDVCERMDLIAKHDEMAVNTSLDYGIIIEGDESRLEQVVSNLIENAIRYGKDGGIVDVSLEQSGSSALLKVRDYGQGMPKETLNRLTERFYRVERSRSKSLGGTGLGLTIVNEIVKKHEGVLTFESEPGEGTTAVVTIPCFEDDFA